The DNA region GGCGGACACGTTCGATCTCTTCTTCGAGGCGCTGTTCTTCCTCGGGCGTAATCAACGCCTGCTGTTTCAATTCGACGACCGCAGCCGTCAGGTCCGCAGCGATCTGCTGGGCCAGGGCGGCGGTCGTCGCCGCAGGATCGGCGCGCTGCGGAAGCACCAGCGCCACGGCCAAGAACGCCGCCGCCGACATCAGCGCGGCCAGTGTCCTCCGCAGCTCGAATCGAGGAAGGACAAACGCCGCGGCGCGTTCCGCCAGCGGCGACTGCTGCCAGCCATCATCGTTGTTCGTCTCGAACAAGGTCAGCAGCATGCCGTGGCCACCGCCGAGCGAGTCGGCCAGCGCGACTATTTCAGCAGGTCGGTAGGCCCGTCGCCAGCAGACGATCAGGGCCGGGATGGCGGCAATGAGGGGAGCGAGCCAGAGCCAGGGGAGAAACGACGCGGCGCGGACCACGAACATCCGGCACACCACCGTGATGGTGCCGGCGACGAGCAAGCTGGCGATCGCCCATCGCGGCCAGATCTCCAGAAAGAGTCCAATGCGCAGGCGACGCCGCAGTCGGCCCAGATCGGGTCCCAGATCGGATCTTAGATACGCAGGCATGTTGTCGTCATAGAGACGCGGTATCTGGGTGTTGGTCGGGTCGGGCCCGATTATCTCAGAAGATCCCGGATGGTGGCAGATCGGGCGTGCCCTATTTTGGGCGACGACGCAACGCGTCTTGCATGGCCTTGTTGCCCGTTGCCTCGCGGTTGGCGTTTTAGGGTTCCTTGCGCGGATCGACGCCGGCGTCGATCAACAGGTTGACCACGTCGACCCGCCCTGCATTAATCGCCCGGCGCATGGCCGTCTGCCCGGACTTGTCGACGATGTTCAGTGGCACACCGGCGGCGATGAACACACGGATGGTCGCGATTGGGCACGTGGGCGCCCCTTCGACGAGCGCGGTCCTTCCGATTTCGTCCACGCCCGTCGGATCCGCCTTGGCGGCGATCAGCTGGTCGGCCAGCGACTGCGCCAGTTCCGGTTTCCCGCCGTGGCATTGCTCCGCGAGTTCGATCAGTGGCGTCGACTTCGTGTCGCTGAGTGCACGGACGTCCGCGCCAGCTTGCAGCGCCAGCGCCAGGCGTTGCGGCTGCTGGCGGCGAATGGCATCCCAGAAATGATCTTGAACGGTGGTGTCAGCGCCCGGGCGGGACAGGAGCCTGGCCGCTTCGGCTTTGCCGCGAGCGGGGTAAGGCCCCACAGACTCCCAGTCGATGGTGCCGGCCGATCGACTCGGTGGCGCTGCCGATGACGGTGCGGCCGCAGGCGGCTTGGCGGGGCCGCCGAGCAGGGTATCAAGGTTCGGCAAATATTTGAATTCCTTGACGAGTGACGCGCGCCATCGTTCCACGTCGAACCCAGCTCCACGGACCAGCCGAGTGGCCTCGTCGCGTGTTTCATCGGCGGCCAGCGCGTGGTGCATCAACGTGTAGCCCCGACCATCGACTGACGACAGATTGGGACGCTTCGCCAGCATCGCGCTGAGCACAGCGGGGCAATTCACCGATGCCATCAGCGGTGTTTCCTTGTTGCCGTCTGGCGCTTTCAGCGTCGGATCCGCGCCGGCCGCGATCAGCACCGCCGTGGTCGCTGCCGCCATCGAGTTGCCGACGCACGATCGAGTCACGAGCGTCAGGGGCGAGAGCTCGTCTCCTCCAGGGCCATTCACGGGGAGGCCCAACGCCACATACGCTCGCATGACGTCGGCGCTGGCGGGATCGTCTCCCATCAGGAACGTCAGCATCGATCCTGCGTTGGCGGTGATGCCCTTGGACTTGAGCCACGCCCGTGCCTCATTGGCCGAGCGAAACTGCTGGCCTGATGCCGCTTGTGCGACACACGTCTCAACACCAGCCAGGACTGCGAGCAGGGCCGACAGCACGATCACAAGTGGTTTGGGCATGGGCCGAGTCTAGCGCACTGGCGTCTTGTATAGGATCGCCCTGGTATGTCACCTCGCGCCCTCTTGGAACGAATCCATTCCTGATGACTCTCCGGCTGATCCTCGTCGTCACATTACTCGCCGTGGTGCCGGTGGCCGGCGCGGTTCAGCGGCCGCACCCTCCGATCCAGGTATTCCTCGATGCCGGTGGAGCCAACGCGGCGGTGGCCGAGAAGGCGCTGGCCACGCTCGGGGCAGCGTGGCGCGATGGCTACGCGTCCATGCTCATCGACATGGCTCGCCTCCTGACGCCGCGGCGCGTCAATGACGAGTTGGTCCCCAACCCGGCGCGCGTGCGGCTCACGCGTTTCCTCGAGCGGCAGACCCGCCAGCGTTTCGGAGACGATGTGGGGAGGTGGCGGGAGTGGACATGGAAATTGCCGTACGACCCCCACCCCGACTACGCTGCTTTCAAAGGCGCGGTCTACTCCGTGCTCGACCCGAAGATGGCGGAGTTCTTCCGCGCCTCCAAGGCCACGATCCGGCTGGACGAAGTGGACTGGGGTGGTGTGGCCGTCAACGGCATCCCGCCGCTGGACCACCCGCGCGTCGTCTCCGCATCGACGGCCGCCTACCTGCGTGACTCACACGTAGTCTTCGGCGTGGTGGTCAACGGCCAGGCCCGTGCCTACCCGAAACGCATCCTGGCCTGGCATGAAATGGCGCTCGACCGCCTGGGCAACGAAGAACTCACACTCGTGTACTGCACCTTGTGCGGAACCGTCATTCCCTACAAGAGCGTCGTCGGCGGTGTGAAGCGCACGTTCGGCACAAGCGGTCTGCTGTATCGATCGAACAAGCTGATGTTCGATCACGAAACGATGTCGCTCTGGTCCACGCTTGAAGGCCGGCCCGTGGTGGGGCGCCTTGCCGGTGAGCCCCTCACCCTCGACATGTGGCCGGTGGTGACCACGACGTGGGCCGAGTGGAAGGCGCAGCACCCCGCCACAACGGTGTTGTCGATTGAGACGGGCCACGATCGCGACTACAGCGAAGGCGCCGCCTATCGCGAGTATTTCGAGAGCGACCGATTGATGTTCAGAGTGCCGAAGCTCGATACCCGGTTGCCTAACAAGGCCGAAGTGCTCGGCGTGCTGGTACCCGCGGTGGGAGGCGGCCGTCAGGCCGTCGCGTTTTCGGCCGACTACCTCGCCAGGCAACGCGTCCACCATCAAACGGTCGAGGGGCGCACGTTCGTGGTGCTCACCACACGTCAGGGAGCGAACCGCGTCTACGAGGCCGGGTCTACGCGCGTGGACGCCTGGGCCAACGACGAGTTGGTCCGCGATGCGGCAGGCCTCCAGTGGAAGGTGACCGAAGACGCGTTGGTGCCATCGGGAGGCGCGGCCCAACCCCTGCGCCGCGTTGCCGCCTTCCGCGCGTTCTGGTTCGGGTGGTACGCCCAGTTTCCCGATACGATTTTGGTCAAGTAACCACCATGAGCCAGGCACTTTCACGACACGCCGCCGACAGCCATGATCTGATTCGCGTCCAGGGTGCGCGCGTCAACAACTTGAAGGATGTCAGCGTCGAGATCACCAAACGCCGTCTGACGGTGTTCACCGGCGTCGGCACAGCCACCGACGCAAACGCGATGCTGCGCGTGTTGTTCAGCCGCCTCGGCAAGCCGCACATCGGCTCGTCGAACGCGTATTCGTTCAACATCCCATCCGTGAAGGCCGTCGGTTCGATTACCGTGGACAAGGCCAACGCCAAGGCTGAAAAAGTCACCTACAACGTCACTGGCGGGATGTGCCCGCGTTGCGAAGGGATGGGCTCGGTCACCGATATCGACCTGACGGAAATCTACGACGACAGCAAGTCGCTACACGAGGGCGCACTCAAGGTGCCGGGGATTCGTCTGATGGCTGGCACATCCGCGCGTACGCTCACCGGCAAACACCTGGCAGCCTACGTCGGCTAGAACGTTGGCACGATCTTCTCGTTGGACTTCCGGGTTCAGACGATGACATCGTCGTCCATAGCCGGAAGTCAGGAGGTCGCGTTTGCAGAAACTGCGATCCGGTCAGAGCCGCAAGTTGGCAAAAACGTTAAGGCTCCAGGCCGAGGCACACGTTTTCGGGATGATTCCGGGTCACGGCCCTGCGGCACGACTCCTGCGGTGGAAGAGTGCCGGAGGTAGTTGATGTTGATGTCGATTGAAGAACGGATGGCGGTGGGGGAGGCACGCTCAACCGCACAGGAGGCCGCGATGGTCAGGACCGATCAGACGATCCGCGATGTGGTGGGAGAGTTCCGGACGTCAATGCAGGCACTGGAAGGGCGCATGGACCGGCGCTTTGAGGCCGTGGACC from Acidobacteriota bacterium includes:
- a CDS encoding DUF3179 domain-containing protein; this encodes MTLRLILVVTLLAVVPVAGAVQRPHPPIQVFLDAGGANAAVAEKALATLGAAWRDGYASMLIDMARLLTPRRVNDELVPNPARVRLTRFLERQTRQRFGDDVGRWREWTWKLPYDPHPDYAAFKGAVYSVLDPKMAEFFRASKATIRLDEVDWGGVAVNGIPPLDHPRVVSASTAAYLRDSHVVFGVVVNGQARAYPKRILAWHEMALDRLGNEELTLVYCTLCGTVIPYKSVVGGVKRTFGTSGLLYRSNKLMFDHETMSLWSTLEGRPVVGRLAGEPLTLDMWPVVTTTWAEWKAQHPATTVLSIETGHDRDYSEGAAYREYFESDRLMFRVPKLDTRLPNKAEVLGVLVPAVGGGRQAVAFSADYLARQRVHHQTVEGRTFVVLTTRQGANRVYEAGSTRVDAWANDELVRDAAGLQWKVTEDALVPSGGAAQPLRRVAAFRAFWFGWYAQFPDTILVK